The Camelina sativa cultivar DH55 chromosome 18, Cs, whole genome shotgun sequence DNA window ACTGATACTattcaaaacacaaacaaacaagggAACATAGCCAAAAGGTAAAAGAGATCCccacaacaaaagaagaaacaaagatcaagatgaagaagaagaagaagacagttgGCTTCcccccttccttttttttttatttatttatttcgtgGATACAGGAGAGAAAAGGCGAACGATTCGATCTTTCTGTTCTTGATATCGCCGTTCCAAGAAAGTCTCAATGATCTCCATGACGGAAACGAATCTCTTCATATGCTCCAACCTACGGCTTAGCTCAGCTTCTCTCGCCCTTGCTCGTCTCAGCCGCGCCTCGGTTTCCGCGAGCCGGTCTCGAAGATCGTCAACcactgaatcttcttcttccccgtCGTACGATCGGCGACGGAGACTGTTACGCGACGAAAACGATTGATTGTAACCGTAACACATCGtatagagaggaagagagagagagagagagataacacAAAAAAtcaactcttttgttttttttttgggtttctttcttctctcaaaggaagaagaaagacactGAAACGAAAACATTAAACAAGGGtgttttggtcattttcaaATAAGCCAAAACCTTCTTTGTCAGCCAGAGGGTTTAACTTCTGTATATAAAAATCAGTCACCGGcggt harbors:
- the LOC109130619 gene encoding protein SKIP34 produces the protein MCYGYNQSFSSRNSLRRRSYDGEEEDSVVDDLRDRLAETEARLRRARAREAELSRRLEHMKRFVSVMEIIETFLERRYQEQKDRIVRLFSPVSTK